The following coding sequences lie in one Jonesia denitrificans DSM 20603 genomic window:
- a CDS encoding methyl-accepting chemotaxis protein — MFRRKTADGSVSALATPGETTRCDADLGAVTEVVSVLDDARTLTGGASDAMSVLCARFDWSCGFYWAADYEGSAMRVVAQAGSVPGDFRAASEGAVLLPGEGVAGRAWKSGDVVVAALAAGHTSERDAAAERVGFVSVVAVPVVDEGTVAGVVEFLVRDTVELTANRREAVRAVALLLSHAVARFRVDDVQRETLQNTEATSAVMRAITTATSAHDAISVALHEVRQGFGWAYGSFWELDKDNQVLTFDIESGDAGPEFRQVTREATFARGVGLSGRTWESMQLVFVPDLAEVHDCVRAPAARRAGVKSGVCLPIKVAGQFVGTMDFFVNEFIDLSDNRRAALQNTAYLIGQALERFTASEKLETAGRELLTSIEEVERNVISATDVASQGQELVVHADQDVAGLGESSREIGQVVKTIQSIAGQTNLLALNATIEAARAGQAGRGFAVVASEVKELANETERATAEVEQKISAIQRQIEATVKSLAGIREVVEQINETQNVIGSVLTEQVAVTKAIIE; from the coding sequence ATGTTCCGACGTAAGACTGCTGATGGTTCTGTTTCTGCCCTAGCCACTCCTGGGGAAACCACTCGTTGTGACGCTGATTTGGGTGCGGTCACTGAGGTGGTGTCAGTGCTTGATGATGCGCGCACGTTGACGGGCGGGGCCTCTGATGCGATGTCAGTGTTGTGCGCTCGGTTTGATTGGTCGTGTGGCTTTTATTGGGCAGCTGATTATGAGGGATCAGCGATGCGTGTGGTGGCGCAAGCCGGATCGGTTCCTGGTGATTTTCGGGCCGCTTCGGAGGGTGCCGTGTTGCTTCCTGGTGAGGGTGTGGCGGGGCGCGCGTGGAAGTCGGGGGACGTGGTTGTTGCCGCGTTGGCTGCTGGTCACACCAGTGAGCGTGATGCAGCGGCGGAGCGGGTCGGTTTTGTCTCTGTCGTGGCGGTCCCGGTGGTTGATGAGGGCACGGTTGCTGGGGTGGTGGAGTTTCTTGTGCGGGACACGGTGGAATTGACGGCGAACCGCCGGGAAGCGGTTCGAGCGGTCGCGTTGTTGTTGTCGCATGCGGTGGCGAGGTTCCGGGTTGACGATGTGCAACGTGAAACGTTGCAGAACACTGAGGCGACATCTGCGGTGATGCGTGCGATTACGACGGCAACGAGTGCGCATGACGCGATTTCGGTGGCGTTGCATGAAGTGCGGCAAGGTTTTGGGTGGGCATACGGCTCGTTTTGGGAGTTGGACAAGGACAATCAGGTCCTCACGTTTGATATTGAGTCCGGGGATGCAGGTCCTGAGTTCCGTCAAGTGACCCGTGAGGCAACGTTTGCGCGTGGTGTGGGTCTCTCGGGACGTACCTGGGAGTCGATGCAGTTAGTGTTTGTTCCTGATTTGGCGGAGGTGCACGATTGCGTGCGTGCCCCGGCGGCGCGGCGTGCCGGGGTGAAATCGGGGGTGTGTCTTCCTATCAAGGTGGCTGGCCAGTTTGTGGGAACCATGGACTTTTTCGTCAATGAGTTCATTGACCTGTCGGACAACCGGCGGGCTGCGTTGCAAAACACGGCGTACCTCATTGGGCAGGCGTTAGAGCGGTTTACCGCCTCGGAGAAGTTGGAAACTGCGGGTAGGGAACTGTTGACGTCCATTGAGGAAGTGGAACGTAACGTCATCTCTGCAACTGATGTGGCCTCGCAAGGTCAAGAGTTGGTGGTGCACGCGGATCAGGATGTGGCCGGGTTGGGTGAGTCGTCCCGTGAGATTGGGCAGGTCGTGAAAACGATCCAGTCTATTGCCGGGCAAACAAACCTGTTGGCCCTGAACGCCACTATCGAGGCGGCACGCGCAGGGCAGGCAGGTCGCGGCTTCGCGGTTGTTGCCAGTGAGGTCAAGGAGCTCGCGAACGAAACCGAGCGCGCAACTGCGGAGGTGGAGCAGAAAATCTCCGCGATTCAACGCCAGATCGAGGCGACTGTGAAGTCTCTTGCCGGGATTCGTGAGGTTGTTGAGCAGATCAACGAAACCCAAAACGTTATTGGGTCTGTCTTGACTGAACAGGTGGCGGTGACAAAGGCGATTATTGAGTAG
- a CDS encoding helix-turn-helix domain-containing protein, which translates to MGQAHPEEPHLIDCHLDDLLAARNMTLTHLAELVGVSVVNLSVLKNNRAKAIRFSTLTAICAALHCDVGDILTVRSATHEQ; encoded by the coding sequence ATGGGGCAGGCCCATCCAGAAGAGCCTCATCTCATTGACTGCCACCTTGATGATCTCCTTGCAGCACGGAACATGACACTCACTCACCTGGCAGAACTCGTTGGAGTGTCCGTTGTCAACCTTTCTGTGCTGAAAAACAACCGTGCGAAAGCAATCCGCTTCTCCACTCTCACCGCGATTTGCGCCGCCCTTCACTGTGATGTCGGCGATATTCTCACAGTACGTAGTGCTACGCACGAGCAATAA
- a CDS encoding LacI family DNA-binding transcriptional regulator — MRTHRQSGPTLADVARRAGVSTPTVSRVLGGKVPVSAAKRDAVNAAIAELGYRPDPAARALARGQRTMVGVIAHNTTRFGYAATLEGIQRAAAERGLSVAIAVVESDSDADIDRAVDVLLAQPVLGVVAIVFDSMSRRAVERLPHHVLRVAAGGAVDGVASVLFDDDAVGALATQFLLDAGHETVYHLAMPHDPASGGRHAGWRAALERAEVSVPPLVTCTYDPQSAYEAAGGLVSGVRSGEVTAVLCGNDVLALGVYARFADEGVRIPEDVSVVGCDDEQFAVMLRPSLTTVRQDFRAMGARAVELLTDVLPSVGGTGARVADVEFCDAVLVQRGSHRVV, encoded by the coding sequence GTGCGAACGCATCGACAATCAGGTCCCACTCTTGCGGACGTCGCTCGGCGGGCGGGAGTATCAACCCCAACAGTGTCTCGTGTTCTTGGTGGGAAGGTTCCGGTGAGTGCGGCGAAACGGGACGCGGTGAACGCGGCGATCGCGGAGTTGGGATACCGACCGGACCCGGCGGCGCGAGCCTTGGCGCGCGGTCAGCGGACCATGGTAGGGGTGATTGCCCACAACACCACCCGGTTTGGATACGCAGCCACGCTGGAGGGGATCCAGCGCGCCGCCGCTGAGCGGGGGTTGTCAGTAGCGATTGCTGTGGTGGAGTCTGACTCGGATGCGGATATTGACCGGGCGGTGGATGTGCTCTTGGCGCAGCCTGTCCTTGGTGTGGTGGCGATCGTTTTTGATTCGATGAGCCGCCGTGCTGTGGAGCGGCTACCGCACCATGTGCTCAGGGTTGCTGCTGGTGGGGCAGTCGACGGTGTGGCGTCAGTGCTGTTCGATGACGATGCAGTGGGTGCGTTGGCCACCCAGTTCCTCCTTGACGCAGGCCACGAAACTGTCTACCACCTGGCGATGCCCCACGATCCGGCCTCTGGTGGGCGTCACGCAGGGTGGAGGGCAGCACTGGAACGGGCAGAGGTGTCGGTGCCACCGCTGGTGACCTGTACGTATGATCCGCAGTCCGCGTATGAGGCGGCAGGTGGGTTGGTGTCGGGTGTGCGCAGTGGTGAGGTGACTGCGGTGTTGTGTGGCAATGATGTGCTGGCGTTGGGGGTGTATGCACGGTTTGCTGATGAGGGGGTGCGTATCCCTGAGGATGTCAGTGTGGTGGGGTGTGATGATGAGCAGTTTGCTGTGATGCTTCGTCCGTCGTTGACTACTGTCCGCCAAGATTTCCGGGCGATGGGCGCCCGGGCGGTGGAGTTGCTGACCGATGTGCTGCCCTCAGTGGGCGGCACGGGTGCACGTGTCGCTGATGTGGAGTTCTGCGATGCTGTGCTTGTGCAGCGCGGGTCACACCGGGTGGTGTAG
- a CDS encoding glutathione peroxidase encodes MDLTALNNTAITMIDGTATTLGQWGGQVRLIVNVASRCGLSPQYAQLEELQEYYGPKGFTVLGCPSNQFLQELSSEEKIVDYCAENWGVTFPMTARLRVNGRSQHPLYELLTTIKDDNGKAGRVKWNFEKFLIAPTGESYRFRPTVQPTDRVITSVIERHLPQQ; translated from the coding sequence ATGGATCTCACCGCACTGAATAACACGGCTATTACCATGATTGATGGCACCGCCACGACCCTGGGACAGTGGGGCGGTCAGGTTCGGCTCATCGTCAATGTCGCCTCGCGTTGTGGCCTTTCCCCACAGTATGCGCAGCTTGAAGAGCTCCAGGAATACTACGGCCCCAAAGGGTTCACTGTTCTTGGGTGTCCCTCAAACCAGTTCCTCCAAGAGTTGTCCTCGGAGGAAAAGATCGTTGACTACTGCGCCGAGAATTGGGGTGTGACTTTCCCCATGACTGCACGATTGCGGGTTAATGGGCGCAGCCAACACCCTCTCTACGAACTGCTCACAACCATCAAAGACGACAATGGGAAGGCTGGGCGCGTGAAGTGGAACTTTGAGAAGTTCCTCATCGCACCCACCGGTGAGAGTTACCGGTTCCGCCCCACTGTGCAACCCACAGACCGTGTCATCACATCAGTCATTGAGCGTCACCTTCCACAGCAGTGA
- the purB gene encoding adenylosuccinate lyase: protein MVNASRVSFADISPAIALGALDGRYRGAIAPLVDHLSEAALNRERLHVEVEWLITLTNGTPTGPIVPGAPTLTDAEKDYLRAIVTSFDADGITELASIERETVHDVKAVEYYIKRRIADAPTHLGANTSLPAVSELVHFACTSEDINNLSYALMVKGAVTQVWLPAARALADQVAAMAHEHKSVPMLSRTHGQPATPTTLGKELAVLAHRLRRQITRIEHDEYLGKLNGATGTFGAHSVALPDVEWPQVSRQFVEHLGLTWNPLTTQIESHDWQAELYSDVARYNRILHNLATDVWTYISLGFFTQIPVPGATGSSTMPHKVNPIRFENAEANLEISCALLDVLASTLVTSRMQRDLTDSSSQRNIGSAFGHSLLAIDNVARGLDRLAVAESVLRGDLDANWEVLGEPIQSVMRAAAVAGVDGMDNPYERLKELTRGQRIGSADLIAFVRGLGLPPQDTERLAALTPATYVGLAQELVETYLEP from the coding sequence ATGGTCAACGCTTCTCGGGTTTCTTTTGCTGACATCTCCCCTGCCATCGCGCTCGGCGCACTTGACGGTCGCTACCGGGGTGCAATTGCCCCTCTGGTTGACCACCTCTCCGAAGCCGCACTCAACCGCGAGCGCCTCCACGTTGAAGTTGAGTGGCTCATCACCCTGACCAACGGCACCCCCACTGGTCCCATCGTGCCCGGAGCTCCCACCCTCACCGATGCTGAGAAAGACTATCTACGCGCCATCGTCACCAGTTTTGACGCCGACGGCATCACCGAGCTTGCCAGCATCGAACGTGAAACAGTCCACGACGTCAAAGCTGTGGAGTATTACATCAAACGGCGTATCGCAGACGCCCCTACTCACCTCGGGGCTAACACCTCTCTGCCAGCCGTCAGTGAACTGGTCCACTTCGCGTGCACCTCAGAGGACATCAACAACCTTTCCTATGCCCTCATGGTCAAAGGTGCTGTCACTCAGGTGTGGCTCCCAGCAGCACGCGCACTTGCTGACCAAGTTGCCGCGATGGCCCACGAACACAAAAGTGTGCCCATGCTGTCACGCACCCACGGGCAACCAGCCACCCCTACCACGCTCGGCAAAGAACTTGCCGTGCTTGCCCACCGGTTGCGCCGCCAAATTACCCGCATTGAACACGACGAATACCTGGGCAAACTGAACGGAGCGACCGGCACATTCGGGGCGCACAGTGTGGCCCTGCCTGACGTGGAATGGCCGCAGGTGTCCCGCCAGTTTGTGGAACACCTCGGATTGACCTGGAACCCGCTCACCACCCAAATTGAGTCGCACGATTGGCAAGCCGAGTTGTACTCCGATGTGGCACGCTACAACCGCATCCTGCACAACTTGGCCACCGATGTGTGGACCTATATTTCGTTGGGGTTCTTCACACAGATTCCCGTTCCTGGTGCGACTGGGTCCTCCACCATGCCGCACAAAGTCAATCCGATCAGGTTCGAAAACGCTGAAGCGAACCTGGAAATCTCCTGCGCCCTCCTCGATGTGTTGGCCTCCACGCTGGTTACTTCTCGTATGCAACGCGACCTTACGGATTCCTCCTCCCAACGCAACATTGGGAGCGCCTTCGGCCACTCCTTGCTGGCCATTGACAACGTCGCTCGTGGCTTGGATCGGCTTGCTGTGGCTGAGTCAGTCCTGCGCGGTGACCTTGACGCGAACTGGGAGGTGCTCGGCGAACCCATCCAGTCAGTGATGCGTGCGGCTGCTGTGGCTGGAGTTGACGGCATGGATAACCCCTATGAACGCCTCAAAGAACTCACCCGCGGGCAGCGCATCGGCTCAGCTGACCTCATTGCGTTTGTGCGCGGGCTTGGCCTGCCCCCACAAGACACTGAACGGCTCGCGGCTCTCACCCCCGCCACTTACGTCGGGTTGGCGCAGGAACTCGTGGAGACCTACCTTGAGCCGTAA
- a CDS encoding alpha-galactosidase, translated as MPETSQPNCHAMTCDHAPTQPVHLRAGGVSLVLDSPNAHLPRILYWGEELTGITDTSLAALATMTTPSATGGTIDTPAITSIITEPSSGWPGTPGLTGSRNGQAWTTAFRVTGYDLATTDAGDLTTRWYATDTDAALTITLTITLLVTGIVRAHAAVTNAGDTPYQVDHLGVAFPFPAEATEALDFTGRWARERAPQRRPLTVGTHLREAVRGKPGHDAPYLTVVGEPHFGFRHGEVRAFHLAWSGNQRIAIDTTFSGEQVVRAGEYLHPGEIQLAPGDTYTGPAVMAVWSGTGLDGVTQRFHQQMRARSRYPASPRPVTINVWEAVYFDHDAARLRDLAERAAALGVERYVLDDGWFGSRRDDTSGLGDWQISHEVWPGDTLPQLAQYVHDLGMQFGIWFEPEMINPDSEVARRHPEWVLAPTGRLPREARHQQVMDLTNPEAFAYVRDAMVEVIRRCNADYVKWDHNRDLLESGSQLTGRAAVHEQTLAAYRLLDELRTQFPHLEIESCSGGGARIDWEILQRTDRVWASDCIDAHERQMIQRWTSVVVPPEMMGSHVGDGRAHTTGRMHDIDYRAGTALFGHFGIEWDLARATDRDLDSLRAWIARYKELRGLLHSGVTVRSDMDGAAHGTSACHVHGVVATDGTDAVFALVSTDRPSSWPVRRVVLPGLDQQRTYTLDVLFAPTEINEQSHRQPGWWGQRLTVQGAVLSRVGLALPDLNPDTLMLVRVTAVEGDAQ; from the coding sequence ATGCCCGAGACCTCACAACCCAACTGCCACGCCATGACGTGCGACCACGCACCAACACAACCCGTCCACCTGCGAGCAGGCGGTGTGTCACTTGTCCTTGACTCACCCAACGCGCACCTTCCCCGCATCCTGTACTGGGGTGAAGAACTCACCGGAATCACCGACACGTCGCTCGCTGCCCTCGCCACCATGACAACCCCCTCCGCCACCGGAGGCACCATTGACACCCCAGCGATCACATCGATCATCACCGAACCCTCTTCCGGATGGCCGGGCACCCCGGGCCTGACCGGATCACGCAACGGGCAAGCCTGGACAACCGCATTTCGAGTCACCGGGTATGACCTTGCCACCACAGACGCCGGTGATCTCACTACCCGCTGGTACGCAACCGACACCGATGCCGCCCTCACCATCACACTCACCATCACGCTGCTGGTCACGGGTATTGTCCGGGCGCACGCAGCAGTCACCAACGCCGGCGACACCCCCTACCAAGTTGATCACCTGGGTGTAGCCTTCCCGTTCCCAGCCGAGGCGACAGAGGCGCTCGACTTTACTGGACGGTGGGCGAGGGAACGCGCCCCACAACGCCGCCCCCTCACCGTGGGAACACACCTGCGGGAAGCCGTGCGCGGCAAACCCGGCCACGATGCCCCCTACCTCACCGTCGTTGGGGAACCCCACTTTGGGTTCCGGCACGGTGAGGTGCGCGCGTTCCACCTTGCCTGGAGCGGGAACCAACGCATCGCGATCGACACAACATTTTCTGGTGAGCAGGTTGTTCGCGCCGGTGAATACTTGCACCCCGGAGAAATTCAATTAGCACCAGGCGACACCTACACAGGCCCTGCGGTGATGGCTGTGTGGTCCGGGACCGGGTTGGACGGAGTGACCCAACGCTTCCACCAGCAGATGCGCGCCCGCAGCCGGTACCCTGCCTCCCCCCGACCCGTGACCATCAATGTGTGGGAAGCAGTGTACTTTGACCATGATGCGGCACGGTTGCGCGACCTTGCGGAGCGCGCTGCCGCACTGGGGGTGGAACGGTACGTCCTTGATGACGGCTGGTTTGGGTCACGCCGAGATGACACCTCAGGGTTGGGTGACTGGCAGATTTCCCACGAGGTGTGGCCCGGTGACACCTTGCCGCAACTAGCGCAGTACGTCCACGATCTGGGGATGCAGTTCGGGATTTGGTTCGAACCGGAAATGATCAACCCCGATTCGGAGGTGGCCCGCCGCCACCCCGAGTGGGTTCTCGCGCCAACTGGTCGTCTTCCGCGTGAAGCCCGCCACCAGCAAGTCATGGACTTAACTAACCCCGAAGCGTTCGCCTACGTGCGCGACGCCATGGTCGAGGTGATCCGTCGGTGCAACGCCGATTATGTGAAGTGGGATCACAACCGTGACCTGCTGGAATCAGGGTCACAACTGACTGGTCGGGCTGCTGTTCATGAGCAAACCTTGGCGGCCTACCGGCTCTTGGATGAGTTGCGCACACAGTTCCCCCACCTGGAAATCGAATCCTGTTCTGGCGGTGGGGCGCGCATCGACTGGGAGATTTTGCAACGCACCGACCGAGTATGGGCGTCGGACTGTATTGATGCGCACGAACGTCAGATGATCCAACGGTGGACGTCCGTGGTCGTCCCCCCAGAGATGATGGGCTCCCATGTGGGAGATGGGCGGGCACACACCACCGGGCGGATGCACGACATTGACTACCGTGCGGGCACAGCACTGTTTGGACATTTTGGGATTGAATGGGACTTGGCTCGTGCCACGGACCGTGACCTCGACTCGCTTCGTGCCTGGATTGCACGGTACAAGGAACTTCGCGGTTTGTTGCATTCAGGTGTGACCGTGCGGTCAGACATGGACGGTGCCGCTCACGGCACCAGTGCGTGTCACGTTCACGGGGTGGTCGCCACAGACGGTACTGATGCGGTATTCGCGTTGGTATCGACAGACCGCCCCTCATCGTGGCCGGTGCGGCGGGTGGTGCTGCCTGGGCTTGATCAGCAACGCACCTACACTCTCGACGTCCTGTTCGCCCCGACGGAAATCAACGAACAATCACACCGGCAACCTGGCTGGTGGGGGCAGCGTCTGACCGTGCAGGGGGCAGTGTTGTCTCGGGTCGGGTTGGCGCTGCCAGACCTGAACCCAGACACCCTGATGTTGGTGCGGGTCACTGCTGTGGAAGGTGACGCTCAATGA
- a CDS encoding alpha/beta fold hydrolase codes for MVQITQHEVPRGMFPDMTGVEHWMLDLPTTRLHVAFAGDPHAQPLILLHGFPQNWWEWREVIAPLAQHYWVIVPDLRGAGWSDAPRQGYSAEHHARDIIALMDVMSIKRAALVTHDYGALIGYHLTDTRAPRFTHHIAMSAPPPALTTHSRWLGETWRSWYQIIMWLPGLGPALLSGGKQRFATHLLEAYSAYPEVWSATDRAMFLTPLKRAANARAMSKVHRHLIHPETRRRMRNARTDQRVSVPTTLLVGELDPLVGAMVRHGYTEGRDPNVSVKVVPDASHYVVDDQSVSVATIITTTLSTAQERTPDLATTQ; via the coding sequence ATGGTGCAGATCACACAGCATGAGGTTCCGCGCGGTATGTTCCCCGACATGACCGGGGTTGAGCACTGGATGCTCGACCTGCCCACCACACGGTTACATGTGGCATTTGCAGGTGACCCGCACGCACAGCCGCTCATCTTGCTGCATGGGTTCCCACAAAACTGGTGGGAATGGCGTGAAGTCATCGCCCCCTTGGCGCAACACTACTGGGTGATTGTTCCTGACCTTCGTGGAGCCGGGTGGAGCGATGCGCCCCGTCAGGGCTACAGCGCCGAACACCATGCCCGTGACATCATCGCCCTCATGGATGTTATGTCTATCAAACGCGCCGCATTGGTAACCCACGACTACGGTGCGTTGATCGGATACCACCTCACTGACACCCGAGCACCCCGCTTCACCCACCACATTGCGATGTCTGCACCACCACCGGCACTGACCACCCACTCGCGGTGGCTCGGTGAAACGTGGCGGTCGTGGTACCAAATCATCATGTGGCTACCCGGGCTAGGGCCAGCACTGCTGTCCGGTGGCAAACAACGGTTCGCCACCCACCTCCTTGAGGCCTACAGCGCCTACCCCGAAGTGTGGTCTGCCACAGACCGCGCCATGTTCCTCACTCCGTTGAAACGCGCCGCGAACGCACGGGCCATGAGCAAGGTACACCGGCACCTCATCCACCCCGAAACCCGCAGGCGGATGCGCAACGCCCGCACCGACCAACGCGTGAGCGTCCCCACCACACTTCTTGTCGGTGAACTCGACCCGCTGGTTGGTGCCATGGTGCGCCACGGGTACACCGAAGGCCGCGACCCCAATGTGAGCGTCAAAGTGGTTCCCGATGCGTCACACTACGTTGTCGATGACCAGTCCGTGTCCGTGGCCACGATCATCACCACCACCCTGTCCACCGCGCAGGAGCGCACACCAGACCTCGCAACTACTCAATAA
- a CDS encoding phage holin family protein, with translation MGFLKRVLVTALAFWLTTLLLGSNFEVVGQFAIVDGNEFVNRGAVFLVVALIFALINAIIKPIVQFLSFPLIILTLGLFSLVINAAMILITAWITDSSSWGIEVNGFWWAMLAAVIIAVITSVGTALVRGDD, from the coding sequence ATGGGTTTCTTGAAGCGTGTCCTTGTTACGGCGCTCGCATTTTGGTTGACCACACTGCTGCTGGGCAGCAACTTTGAGGTGGTTGGACAGTTCGCCATTGTGGACGGCAACGAGTTCGTCAACCGTGGTGCGGTGTTCCTTGTTGTTGCTCTGATCTTCGCGCTCATTAACGCGATCATTAAGCCAATTGTGCAGTTTTTGTCGTTCCCGCTCATTATTCTGACGCTTGGGCTCTTCTCCCTTGTTATCAACGCAGCGATGATCCTGATCACCGCGTGGATTACGGATTCTTCATCGTGGGGGATTGAGGTCAACGGGTTCTGGTGGGCGATGCTCGCAGCGGTCATTATCGCGGTCATCACATCCGTGGGAACTGCCCTGGTGCGTGGCGACGACTAG
- a CDS encoding LLM class flavin-dependent oxidoreductase, with protein sequence MTVYSMLDLAITSPNDTIADALAATVPAAQAAEKSGYQRVWYAEHHNMPSIASSATSVLIAHVAAHTTTIRLGAGGVMLPNHSPLTIAEQYGTLAELHPGRIDLGLGRAPGGDLAMLAALRRTPGDAENFPTDIIELQSYLGDRLPTDAVNAYPGRGTKVPLYILGSSLFGAQLAARLGLPYAFASHFAPAALKQALTVYRDTFQPSTVLDAPYTIAALNVIAGDDPAWAANEMRRTQRQRLRGFLKNRAADLSEADLDSILDSPHGDAIRDMMRYTAQGTVGQVRDYVRTFLDDTGADEIIVAHAVSDLDARLRSIDILAEALTN encoded by the coding sequence GTGACTGTTTACTCAATGCTCGACCTTGCCATCACCAGCCCGAACGACACCATTGCCGATGCGCTTGCCGCGACCGTCCCCGCCGCCCAAGCAGCCGAAAAATCCGGGTACCAGCGCGTCTGGTATGCCGAACACCACAACATGCCAAGCATTGCGTCCTCAGCAACGAGCGTCCTCATCGCCCACGTTGCCGCGCACACCACCACCATTCGGCTGGGTGCCGGAGGAGTGATGCTCCCCAACCATTCACCACTGACGATCGCCGAACAATACGGCACACTGGCTGAACTTCACCCCGGGCGCATTGATTTAGGACTAGGGCGTGCACCTGGCGGTGACCTGGCCATGCTCGCAGCGCTACGCCGCACCCCTGGCGACGCGGAAAACTTCCCCACCGACATTATCGAACTACAGTCCTACCTTGGTGACCGGTTGCCCACCGACGCAGTCAACGCCTACCCAGGTCGGGGAACCAAGGTTCCCCTGTACATCCTGGGGTCCTCACTGTTTGGCGCACAACTTGCCGCACGGCTCGGACTACCCTACGCGTTCGCCTCACACTTTGCCCCAGCAGCTCTGAAACAAGCGCTCACCGTGTACCGCGACACCTTCCAACCCTCCACAGTTCTTGACGCCCCCTACACGATCGCTGCGCTCAACGTCATTGCCGGGGATGACCCCGCGTGGGCAGCGAACGAGATGCGCCGAACTCAACGCCAACGCCTGCGCGGATTCCTGAAAAACCGTGCCGCCGACCTCAGCGAAGCGGACCTTGACTCCATCCTTGACTCACCCCACGGAGACGCTATCCGCGACATGATGCGATACACGGCGCAAGGAACAGTGGGCCAAGTGCGCGACTATGTCCGCACCTTCCTCGACGACACCGGTGCAGATGAAATCATCGTCGCCCACGCAGTATCCGACCTTGATGCGCGCCTGCGCAGCATTGACATCCTCGCCGAAGCGCTCACCAACTAA
- the hisC gene encoding histidinol-phosphate transaminase: protein MVRVTTPKIRSAVASLPAYVPGARIPDGVQAFKVSSNENPYPPLPSVVDAITEAALTVNRYPDMGNTEMTDALAAFLSTPEREVSAERLAFGTGSVAALGHILSTFVDEGDEVVFPWRSFEAYPIVTSVAGGKSVRVRLTPDHRLDLDAMVEAVTDRTRVVLVCTPNNPTGTAVSHSQVLRFLHRIPDDVIVVLDEAYVEFVRKDDALDALALADQFPNVVVLRTFSKAYGLAGLRVGYVIAHPDIAAGIRAASTPFGVNLVAQVAVVASLRAADELNARVDALIDERTRVWTALRELGWDVPPSQANFVWFPTGTRTEELAAHARTRGLLVRPFAGEGIRVTIGEPEANDVLLELAAEWLTQ, encoded by the coding sequence ATGGTGCGCGTGACTACACCAAAAATCCGTTCCGCTGTTGCGTCGTTGCCCGCTTATGTCCCTGGTGCGCGCATCCCGGATGGGGTGCAGGCGTTCAAGGTTTCCTCTAATGAGAACCCCTACCCGCCGTTGCCGTCTGTTGTGGACGCCATCACTGAAGCTGCGCTCACCGTCAACCGTTACCCTGACATGGGAAATACGGAAATGACCGATGCGCTTGCTGCGTTTTTGTCCACCCCCGAGCGGGAAGTGTCTGCGGAACGCCTAGCGTTTGGTACCGGCTCTGTTGCCGCGTTGGGCCACATTTTGAGCACGTTTGTGGATGAGGGTGACGAGGTTGTTTTCCCGTGGCGATCCTTTGAGGCTTACCCCATTGTCACCTCTGTTGCGGGTGGGAAGTCAGTGCGCGTTCGACTGACCCCAGATCACCGTCTTGATTTGGACGCGATGGTGGAGGCAGTGACCGACCGCACCCGCGTGGTGTTGGTGTGCACCCCGAACAACCCCACTGGCACAGCGGTGTCGCATTCACAGGTGTTGCGGTTCCTCCATCGGATCCCCGACGACGTCATTGTGGTGCTCGATGAAGCGTACGTGGAGTTTGTCCGTAAAGACGATGCGCTCGATGCGTTGGCGTTGGCAGACCAGTTCCCGAACGTTGTTGTGCTCCGCACATTCTCTAAGGCGTACGGTTTGGCCGGTTTGCGGGTGGGGTATGTGATTGCTCATCCTGATATTGCTGCGGGTATTCGCGCGGCGAGCACCCCGTTTGGGGTCAACCTGGTGGCCCAAGTTGCGGTTGTTGCTTCCTTGCGGGCTGCTGATGAGCTCAATGCCCGGGTGGATGCGCTCATTGATGAGCGCACCCGAGTGTGGACGGCGCTACGGGAGTTGGGGTGGGATGTTCCCCCGTCTCAGGCGAACTTTGTCTGGTTCCCTACCGGGACCCGCACCGAAGAGTTGGCAGCGCATGCCCGCACCCGCGGGTTGCTGGTGCGCCCGTTCGCGGGTGAGGGCATTCGCGTGACCATTGGTGAGCCGGAAGCAAACGATGTGCTACTGGAGTTGGCCGCCGAGTGGCTCACCCAGTAA